Part of the Etheostoma cragini isolate CJK2018 chromosome 8, CSU_Ecrag_1.0, whole genome shotgun sequence genome, AACAGATAAGTTCAATCATATGGTGAAAATAGGATAATTTCTTGGTGCTGCAGGGACAAAATCCTTTCTTTTGCAACAAACATTCATAATGAAGGCAAACTTATATAACCAAACTTGAGGAATAAACACaatactgcagctttaaagcaTCAAGTATTTTGTACTCTCTCTATACAACATGTAAGTAGGTTGACAGCatgagaagagagagaccaACACATATACTTTTACTGCACAAGCACTTATGTTTCTCGCACATCACTGCCGGACCTCACTTTCTGAACAAAGCCTGCTTCTAGTTTGAGGTCCCTGCATCCAAAGTAATGTTTATTCACTGTTTACCTGTAGTACAGTCAATGTAAAACTCTTGTAAAGCATGGATATTGTCTATACTATTTATTCTTGGTTCTGGGGTATAAATAAGATTTCAGTGACAGCACAGCCACTCATCTTTAACTACCTCTGTTTTTGCCTCTAAGCTCTGCCCTCAGAGGATTaatgcagcaacaacacaacatttaactACATGTAGAATTGTGTTTTTCTCGACATCGTGTTGAGAAAATTATGGTTTAATGTCTGACTAAGATGCATTGTTAATATATTTATGCATTGAGTCAAACCATGTTACTGTGTTGAATATGGAAATTAAAGTGTATCGAAAGTGAAAGTCTcttatttctctctcacacacacacacagttttgacATAGTGTGTGGAATACGGTATACTGTGGAATACATATTTAACCAGTCATACTAGTTTACCAGCATTTCTAAAAGCTGCAACAGAGCATTTAGAGTTGTACGACTAGTCTCAACACATCAGAGGCAGGAACAACTTTTCCTGTCACCTCACATTACAGGAACCCTTAAGCCTGATGGCAGCGATTTCATTCCCTGAAGAGGACTTACTTTGTCCTCAATGCTCTGAGGTTTATTACCTTCCTGTTCTCCTAAAATGTGGCCACAATATTTGCAGAGTTTGTTTACAGAAGTTCTGGGAATGGAAAGGATGTCGAGAATGTCCTGTGTGTCGCACTGTGTCTGACCTCGGGAGGCCTCCTATCAATTTGCTACTAAAGATAGCTGCGGACGAATATCAAGTGCAAAAGACGAGCAGGAATCAACAGGTTTGCCGTCTTCACAATGAGAAGCTGAAGCTTTTTTGTCAGAATGACGAAGTGCTCATCTGTCTCGTCTGCCAATCGTCAAAACAGCATAAAGTTCACGAGTGCTGTCCAGTTGAGGAGGGGGCCCAgcagaaaaaggtaaaaataaaaacagaaaaaacacaattacttaTCTGTGAAAGCAAAGATGTGTTGCTACTAtggttaaagttttttttttttttaggtgtagAAGGGGATTTAATAGGggtgcaaaagaaaactttttgttttctcaattatttgatttatcatTTAGTGAAAAGTGTCCATCACAATGTGCCAGACCAACCAGAAAAAAGCAGCTAATTGATTCAGGGAAAttgcaaataattattttgtctATCAACTAAGAGATGTATTGTTAGAGCTTCCagacttttatttaaacttttttttttttacatttcagacaGAAATTTCAGCCGTGCTGGAGTCCTTGAAGGAAAAGCACAGAATTCTAATCAAGACCAAGGCGCAATGGGAGGAAACCAAAAACTATATACAGGTAAGagttatttattgtgtgtaaGTTTTGTTGTGCATCTAGGTTCTCTCTTGAGGTTAACTGTTGGACTTTTAAATTCTGAACCTTTGTGTTAAATTCAGTTTCGACCAAAAAATCCTTCAGCACGGCACTCAAACATATTTGATTTACTGTCAAACTAACCAGCTCTCTCAACATTACAGAGCCAAGCTTATCAAGTTGAGGAAGCAATTAAGGAGGAGTTTGAGAAGCTACGCCGGTTTCTTCAGGAGCAAGAAAACAGTAGACTGAAGGTGCTtaaacaggaagaggaaattaaaacaaaagtgatgAGCGAAAAGCTGGAAAACATCAAGGACCAGATCAAAACCCTCTCTTCCACCATCAGTGGTATTGAGGAAGCCCTGGGAGCGAAGGACTTCCCATTTTTACAGGTACGTttacagccattatttacacaatgtggttacatttgcccactgacacCAACCACACAAGACAACATTTTAATCCCAGTTGGCTTTTCT contains:
- the LOC117949000 gene encoding zinc-binding protein A33-like, with the translated sequence MAAISFPEEDLLCPQCSEVYYLPVLLKCGHNICRVCLQKFWEWKGCRECPVCRTVSDLGRPPINLLLKIAADEYQVQKTSRNQQVCRLHNEKLKLFCQNDEVLICLVCQSSKQHKVHECCPVEEGAQQKKTEISAVLESLKEKHRILIKTKAQWEETKNYIQSQAYQVEEAIKEEFEKLRRFLQEQENSRLKVLKQEEEIKTKVMSEKLENIKDQIKTLSSTISGIEEALGAKDFPFLQDYKQTKKRAKCNIQEPECIRDILINSAKHLGLLKFGIWKKMANIVTCVPFTLDPNTAQSNLQFSGELTCVQYSSKQLVPDNPERCTSRVCVLGATGFTSGKHSWTVEVGQGNDWFIGVAQESIKRKSSVFLIPSEGFWVIGLCNRDSFWAQTSPRTKLVLKQKPEKITVQLDYNKGKVVFTNTADLTTIHTFKDRFTERIFPYFSPGLCAAGEMSIPLTICPLTVTVSVG